In Dysidea avara chromosome 3, odDysAvar1.4, whole genome shotgun sequence, a single window of DNA contains:
- the LOC136251673 gene encoding uncharacterized protein — protein MGGLGLREATSTSSAAFLGSCFSSQELCYRLLQSFSGGPDVFPSIPDQDVATSILLPLINSDSLPDLIHPACGQRVFQHELDIARQTLLLNSLTIRDQARIRSISADPCTSSWLRAIPCDSLGLSMSSQEFVCSLRYWLGVPLFSATSPVRCPCGSVVDQFGDHLLGCGHGPMRIRRHDALCDVIYHALLQDNTGCRKEQRCAGSRLDRPGDVFHPDFVHGKPAYFDVTVRCPLQESLLGRSAVSAGVAAAKGDEDKDAHHDELVQAAGGVFVPLVVESLGLWSAASRPVLQDIALRTTTRSGISRGLAYRHLLEQLSVCLWRHNSRTFLHLFSLLPGSPLWELNSVSCSHPLQFGQ, from the coding sequence ATGGGAGGATTGGGTTTGCGTGAAGCTACCAGTACCTCTTCAGCAGCCTTTTTAGGCTCTTGTTTCAGCTCCCAAGAATTGTGTTATCGTCTGCTCCAGTCTTTTAGTGGGGGTCCTGACGTGTTTCCTTCCATCCCGGATCAGGATGTTGCTACCTCAATTCTGCTGCCCTTGATTAACAGTGATTCCCTTCCTGATCTTATCCATCCAGCTTGTGGGCAGCGTGTTTTCCAACATGAACTTGATATTGCTCGTCAGACCCTTTTGCTTAATTCACTTACCATTCGGGACCAAGCCAGAATTCGTTCAATTTCTGCTGACCCCTGTACCAGTTCATGGCTTCGGGCCATTCCTTGTGATTCTTTAGGCCTATCCATGTCCTCACAGGAGTTTGTATGTTCTCTTCGATACTGGCTTGGTGTCCCTCTCTTTTCTGCCACTTCTCCAGTTCGCTGCCCATGTGGTAGTGTTGTTGAtcaatttggtgatcatctgcttgGCTGTGGACATGGACCCATGCGTATACGTAGGCACGATGCTTTATGTGATGTGATATATCATGCTTTACTTCAGGACAACACTGGTTGCCGTAAAGAGCAACGGTGTGCTGGTTCCCGATTGGATCGcccgggtgatgtttttcaccctgactttgtGCATGGGAAGCCTGCGTACTTCGATGTTACTGTACGTTGTCCATTACAAGAATCTCTGTTGGGTCGGTCTGCAGTTTCAgcaggtgtggctgctgctaaggGAGACGAAGATAAGGATGCTCACCATGATGAGCTTGTACAGGCTGCTGGAGGTGTTTTTGTCCCCCTGGTGGttgagtccttgggtttgtggtctgctgctagtcgtcctgtcttgcaggatattgctttgaggacaaccaccagaagtggcatttctcgtggcctagcataccgccatctgctagagcaactctctgtttgtctgtggcgccacaattcccggacatttttacacctatttagcctgttgcctggcagtcctttgtgggagttgaactctgtttcatgctcccaccccctgcagtttggccagtag